The following coding sequences lie in one Pseudomonas monsensis genomic window:
- the pqqD gene encoding pyrroloquinoline quinone biosynthesis peptide chaperone PqqD, with product MSFDRSKIPTWRPGYRFQYEPAQKGHVLLYPEGMIKLNDSAALIGGLIDGERDVAAIIATLDEQFPGVPELGDDIEQFMEVARAQHWITLD from the coding sequence ATGAGTTTCGATCGCAGCAAGATCCCGACCTGGCGTCCCGGCTACCGTTTCCAGTACGAACCGGCGCAAAAAGGCCACGTGCTGCTCTACCCCGAAGGCATGATCAAACTCAACGACAGCGCCGCGCTGATCGGTGGTTTGATCGACGGTGAACGCGATGTCGCAGCGATCATCGCCACACTCGATGAGCAGTTCCCCGGCGTGCCTGAGCTCGGTGACGACATCGAGCAATTCATGGAGGTTGCCCGTGCACAGCACTGGATCACCCTTGACTGA
- a CDS encoding alpha/beta hydrolase family protein: MNETHASSPRAEPFSAAQAVAAGMDFAELQLGAHGLFWNEYRPQDAACRIWQWHDGVAKCLTPNGFSVRSRVYEYGGGAFCLTLDGVVFVNEADQQLYRQTLDGAPEALTSGECRYGDLHFAFGQVLAVEEWRDQHRLVAIDLADGTRHVLAEGADFYSAPIISADGQRLAWIEWSRPHQPWTSTRLKVAERLTDGTFGAPQCIAGAKIEESIQQPRFDAEGRLYCLTDRAGFWQPWVETADGLRSLPAAPADHAPAPWQLGGCTWRPVERSFLASWSEGGFGRLTLGDDDFTGDYSRFRHLALDAQFIYCIAASPISPSAVIAIDRATRKVNVLAGGVAPLPAERISRPQTLRYPSGSGEAHGFFYPAMSDETKPALVVFIHGGPTSACYPMLDPRIQYWTQRGFAVADLNYRGSSGYGREYRQALHLSWGEVDVEDACAVVAYLAKQGLIDGERAFIRGGSAGGYTTLCALAFQQVFRAGASLYGVSDPVALARATHKFEGDYLDWLIGDPEQDAERYAARTPLLHASNIRVPVIFFQGELDAVVVPQQTRDMVTALEQNGIPVEAHYYPEERHGFRRAANQAHALEQEWKFYRRVMGLAD; this comes from the coding sequence ATGAACGAAACTCACGCCTCATCGCCAAGGGCTGAGCCTTTCAGCGCCGCCCAGGCCGTCGCCGCCGGAATGGACTTCGCCGAACTGCAACTCGGCGCCCACGGTTTGTTCTGGAATGAATATCGCCCGCAGGACGCCGCGTGCCGGATCTGGCAGTGGCACGATGGCGTGGCGAAATGTCTGACGCCGAATGGCTTCAGCGTGCGCAGTCGGGTGTACGAATATGGTGGTGGCGCGTTTTGTCTGACGCTGGACGGGGTGGTTTTCGTCAATGAGGCGGACCAGCAGTTGTATCGACAGACCCTGGATGGCGCGCCTGAGGCGCTGACCTCAGGCGAGTGTCGTTATGGCGATCTGCATTTTGCTTTTGGCCAGGTTCTGGCGGTTGAAGAGTGGCGTGATCAACATCGGCTGGTAGCGATTGATCTGGCTGACGGCACGCGGCATGTGCTGGCTGAGGGCGCGGATTTTTATTCGGCGCCGATCATCAGTGCGGATGGCCAGCGCCTGGCCTGGATCGAGTGGAGCCGCCCGCATCAGCCTTGGACGTCGACGCGGTTGAAGGTGGCTGAGCGTTTGACCGATGGCACATTCGGAGCACCGCAATGCATTGCCGGCGCCAAGATTGAAGAGTCCATTCAACAACCGCGCTTCGATGCCGAAGGTCGCCTGTATTGCCTGACCGATCGCGCTGGATTCTGGCAACCGTGGGTAGAAACTGCCGACGGCTTGAGATCATTGCCCGCTGCGCCGGCCGATCATGCACCAGCGCCGTGGCAACTGGGCGGCTGCACCTGGCGCCCTGTCGAGCGTTCGTTTTTGGCGAGCTGGAGCGAGGGTGGTTTTGGTCGCCTGACCCTTGGCGACGACGACTTCACTGGCGACTACAGCCGCTTCCGTCATCTCGCTTTAGACGCACAATTTATCTACTGCATTGCCGCCTCGCCGATCAGTCCTTCGGCGGTCATCGCCATTGATCGGGCGACGCGCAAAGTGAACGTGTTGGCCGGCGGCGTGGCGCCTTTGCCTGCAGAACGCATCAGCCGTCCGCAAACCCTGCGCTACCCAAGCGGTTCCGGCGAAGCCCACGGGTTCTTTTATCCGGCCATGAGCGACGAGACAAAACCAGCGCTGGTGGTGTTCATCCACGGCGGACCGACCTCGGCCTGCTACCCGATGCTCGACCCGCGCATTCAGTACTGGACGCAACGCGGCTTCGCCGTTGCCGATCTCAACTATCGCGGCAGCAGCGGCTATGGCCGCGAATACCGTCAGGCGTTGCATCTGAGTTGGGGTGAGGTGGATGTCGAGGATGCCTGCGCGGTGGTGGCGTATCTGGCCAAACAAGGTTTGATCGACGGCGAGCGCGCATTTATCCGCGGAGGCAGCGCCGGGGGCTACACCACGTTGTGCGCGCTGGCGTTTCAACAGGTGTTCCGCGCTGGCGCCAGCCTCTATGGCGTCAGCGACCCGGTGGCACTCGCCCGGGCGACCCACAAGTTCGAAGGTGATTATCTGGACTGGCTGATCGGCGATCCCGAGCAGGACGCCGAACGCTACGCTGCCCGCACACCCTTGCTGCACGCGAGCAACATTCGCGTGCCGGTGATTTTCTTTCAGGGAGAACTGGACGCCGTGGTTGTTCCGCAACAGACCCGCGACATGGTCACGGCACTGGAGCAGAACGGCATCCCGGTCGAGGCGCATTATTACCCCGAAGAACGCCACGGCTTCCGCCGCGCCGCCAATCAGGCGCATGCGCTGGAACAGGAGTGGAAGTTTTATCGGCGGGTGATGGGATTGGCGGACTGA
- a CDS encoding YqaE/Pmp3 family membrane protein: MDFIRIIIAILLPPLGVFLQVGFGGAFWLNILLTLCGYIPGIVHAVYIIAKR, translated from the coding sequence ATGGACTTCATTCGCATCATCATCGCCATTCTGTTGCCGCCACTGGGTGTGTTTCTGCAGGTCGGGTTCGGCGGGGCGTTCTGGTTGAACATTCTGCTGACGCTGTGTGGCTACATTCCGGGGATCGTGCATGCGGTGTACATCATCGCCAAGCGCTGA
- a CDS encoding aspartate aminotransferase family protein encodes MNLFSLRRQAPSLDDLAFAADSAEINENLSTERLMPSVERPQQVFVRGQGSWLWDSNDRAYLDFSQAGGANSLGHSPSALVKAIASQAQALINPGFNLHNRGMLSLTERLCASTSSDQAYLLNSGSEACEAAIKLARKWGQLHRGGASRIIVAQQGCHGRSLATISASDSCNLHNRFAPLLPGFDPVPFNDLPALHAAVDAQTVAIMLEPIQSDAGVIPATGHYLKGVERLCRELGILLILDEVQTGMGRCGSLLAEQSYGVRADIVVLGKGLGGGVPLAALLARGKACCFDAGELGGTHHGNALMTAAGLVVLDSVYDRSFLQQVNDNGQHLREGLARLAHRYDHGELRGQGLFYGLTLSGDSAEAVVHAALHEGLLLNAPQADCLRFTPALTVSKTNIDEMLLRLGRAFSRVRTAQLQCRKGIAV; translated from the coding sequence ATGAATCTGTTCAGTTTGCGGCGCCAGGCGCCGAGTCTCGACGACCTCGCCTTTGCGGCCGATTCTGCTGAAATCAACGAAAATCTGAGCACCGAGCGGCTGATGCCCAGTGTCGAGCGACCGCAACAGGTGTTCGTTCGCGGTCAGGGTTCCTGGCTGTGGGACAGTAATGATCGCGCTTATCTCGACTTCTCTCAGGCCGGTGGCGCCAACAGTCTTGGGCACAGTCCTTCGGCATTGGTCAAAGCCATTGCCAGTCAGGCTCAGGCACTGATCAACCCCGGTTTCAATCTGCACAACCGCGGCATGCTCAGCCTCACCGAGCGCCTGTGCGCGAGTACTTCCAGCGATCAGGCCTACCTGCTCAACAGTGGCAGCGAAGCCTGTGAAGCGGCGATCAAACTGGCGCGCAAGTGGGGACAACTGCATCGTGGTGGCGCTTCGCGGATCATCGTGGCGCAGCAGGGGTGTCACGGTCGTAGTCTGGCGACGATCTCGGCATCGGACAGTTGTAACCTGCACAACCGTTTCGCGCCATTGTTGCCCGGTTTCGATCCGGTGCCGTTTAACGATTTGCCGGCGCTGCATGCGGCAGTCGATGCGCAGACCGTGGCGATCATGCTCGAGCCGATCCAGAGCGATGCCGGGGTGATTCCAGCCACCGGGCATTACCTTAAGGGCGTTGAGCGTCTGTGCCGCGAGCTGGGAATTTTGCTGATTCTCGACGAAGTGCAGACCGGCATGGGGCGCTGCGGCAGCTTGCTTGCCGAACAGTCCTATGGCGTACGCGCCGATATCGTCGTGCTCGGCAAAGGCCTTGGCGGCGGTGTGCCCCTGGCGGCGCTGCTGGCGCGAGGCAAGGCGTGTTGTTTTGACGCGGGTGAACTGGGCGGCACGCATCACGGCAATGCGCTGATGACAGCGGCTGGCCTAGTGGTGCTCGACAGCGTGTACGACCGCAGCTTCCTGCAGCAGGTCAACGATAATGGCCAGCATCTGCGCGAAGGCCTCGCACGATTGGCACACCGCTACGACCACGGCGAACTGCGCGGCCAAGGCCTGTTCTACGGACTGACCCTGTCGGGCGATTCCGCCGAGGCCGTGGTCCATGCCGCGCTGCATGAGGGCCTGCTGCTCAACGCCCCGCAAGCCGACTGTCTGCGCTTCACCCCGGCGCTCACAGTGAGTAAAACCAATATCGACGAAATGCTCCTGCGCCTGGGCCGCGCATTCTCGCGAGTGCGTACCGCGCAACTGCAATGTCGCAAAGGGATTGCCGTCTGA
- the pqqB gene encoding pyrroloquinoline quinone biosynthesis protein PqqB, translated as MFVQILGSAAGGGFPQWNCNCVNCAGFRDGSLNAKARTQSSIAISDDGVNWVLCNASPDIRAQLQSFAPMQPGRALRDTGISAIILMDSQIDHTTGLLSLREGCPHQVWCTDMVHEDLSTGFPLFKMLTHWNGGLNWNRIELDQSFTVAACPNLRFTPLPLRSAAPPYSPHRFDPHPGDNIGLIVEDLNTGGKLFYAPGLGKVDAPLLEIMAGSDCLLVDGTLWDDDEMQRRGVGTRTGREMGHLAQNGAGGMLEVLEQLPEQRKVLIHINNTNPILDEDSAERAELARRNVEVAFDGMSIVL; from the coding sequence ATGTTCGTCCAGATTCTGGGTTCGGCCGCCGGTGGCGGATTTCCGCAGTGGAACTGCAACTGCGTCAACTGCGCAGGTTTTCGCGACGGCAGCCTGAACGCCAAGGCCCGCACCCAATCGTCCATTGCGATTTCCGATGATGGCGTGAACTGGGTGCTGTGCAACGCCTCGCCGGACATCCGCGCACAACTGCAAAGCTTCGCCCCGATGCAACCGGGCCGCGCCCTGCGTGATACCGGCATCAGCGCGATCATCCTGATGGACAGCCAGATCGACCACACCACCGGCCTGCTCAGCCTGCGCGAAGGCTGCCCGCATCAGGTCTGGTGTACGGACATGGTTCACGAAGACCTGAGCACCGGTTTCCCGCTGTTCAAGATGCTCACCCACTGGAACGGCGGGTTGAACTGGAACCGCATCGAACTCGACCAGAGCTTCACCGTCGCCGCGTGCCCGAACCTGCGCTTCACCCCGCTGCCGTTGCGCAGCGCTGCGCCGCCGTACTCGCCGCACCGCTTCGACCCGCACCCGGGCGACAACATTGGCCTGATCGTCGAAGACCTGAATACCGGCGGCAAACTGTTCTACGCGCCGGGCCTGGGCAAGGTTGATGCGCCGCTGCTGGAAATCATGGCTGGCAGCGATTGCCTGCTGGTGGATGGCACGCTGTGGGACGACGATGAAATGCAGCGCCGTGGCGTCGGCACCCGCACCGGTCGCGAGATGGGCCACCTGGCACAGAACGGCGCCGGCGGCATGCTCGAAGTGCTGGAGCAGTTGCCCGAGCAGCGCAAGGTGCTTATCCACATCAACAACACCAACCCGATTCTCGATGAGGATTCGGCGGAGCGTGCGGAACTGGCGCGGCGTAATGTTGAAGTGGCGTTCGATGGCATGAGTATTGTGCTGTAA
- the pqqE gene encoding pyrroloquinoline quinone biosynthesis protein PqqE, with amino-acid sequence MTDLPPKPEVGLPLWLLAELTYRCPLQCPYCSNPLDFAEQGKELSTEQWIKVFREAREMGAAQLGFSGGEPLVRQDLAELIREARQLGFYTNLITSGIGLTEQKISDFKKAGLDHIQISFQASDEQVNNLLAGSKKAFAQKLEMARAVKAHGYPMVLNFVTHRHNIDKIDRIIELCIALEADFVELATCQFYGWAQLNRVGLLPTKEQLVRAERITNEYRAKLEAEGHPCKLIFVTPDYYEERPKACMNGWGSLFLTVTPDGTALPCHGARQLPVQFPNVRDHSMQHIWYDSFGFNRFRGYDWMPEPCRSCDEKEQDFGGCRCQAFMLTGDASNADPVCSKSEHHGVILKAREEAETATQTIEQLAFRNERNSRLIAKG; translated from the coding sequence TTGACTGATCTGCCGCCCAAGCCGGAGGTCGGCCTGCCGCTGTGGCTGCTCGCCGAGCTGACCTATCGCTGCCCGCTGCAATGCCCGTACTGCTCCAATCCGCTGGATTTCGCCGAGCAGGGCAAAGAGCTGAGCACCGAGCAGTGGATCAAGGTGTTCCGCGAAGCGCGGGAGATGGGCGCGGCGCAACTGGGCTTTTCCGGTGGCGAGCCACTGGTGCGCCAGGACCTGGCCGAGCTGATTCGTGAAGCGCGGCAGTTGGGTTTCTATACCAACCTGATCACCTCCGGCATCGGCCTGACCGAGCAAAAAATCAGCGATTTCAAGAAGGCCGGTCTCGATCACATCCAGATCAGCTTCCAGGCCAGTGACGAGCAAGTGAACAACCTGCTCGCCGGCTCGAAAAAAGCCTTCGCGCAGAAGCTGGAAATGGCCCGTGCGGTGAAGGCCCACGGCTATCCGATGGTGCTGAACTTCGTCACCCATCGGCACAACATCGACAAGATCGACCGCATCATCGAACTGTGCATCGCGCTGGAGGCCGACTTTGTCGAACTCGCCACCTGCCAGTTCTACGGCTGGGCGCAGCTCAACCGTGTCGGCCTGTTGCCGACCAAAGAGCAACTGGTGCGCGCCGAACGCATCACCAACGAATACCGCGCCAAGCTGGAAGCCGAAGGGCATCCGTGCAAGCTGATATTCGTGACCCCGGACTACTACGAAGAACGCCCGAAAGCCTGCATGAACGGCTGGGGCAGCCTCTTTCTGACAGTCACCCCGGACGGCACCGCCCTGCCTTGTCATGGCGCCCGACAGCTGCCGGTGCAATTTCCCAACGTGCGCGATCACAGCATGCAGCACATCTGGTACGACTCGTTCGGCTTCAATCGCTTTCGCGGTTACGACTGGATGCCCGAGCCTTGCCGCTCCTGCGACGAGAAGGAACAGGATTTCGGCGGCTGCCGCTGTCAGGCATTCATGCTCACGGGTGACGCAAGCAACGCCGACCCGGTGTGCAGCAAATCCGAACATCACGGCGTGATCCTCAAGGCCCGCGAAGAAGCCGAGACCGCTACCCAGACCATCGAACAACTGGCCTTTCGCAATGAACGAAACTCACGCCTCATCGCCAAGGGCTGA
- a CDS encoding LysR family transcriptional regulator, with amino-acid sequence MDFKQLRYFVAVYEEGHVGRAAERLSISQPALSQQIRQLEQNLDVTLFERSSKRLLPTLAAHTLYNHALPLLDGLQRAREALGNFKGQALRTLAIGVLQTVHTSLVPQMLERVRKAQPHLVVQIYELSGMEIERRLLNGSLDIGISYLPPRQPGLHGVMLYEDELTLVIPADHPLREFKKVSIRQAAELPMLLLGEEFQIRQIWQAQLTSLGRRPQVQAELNNMVGILDSLPHTKLATVLPGRSQKEYDDQELLWKPLSEPRVPLKVGLVCRDVQRQQASLALLRTLLEEVMEREVKSPLDPIA; translated from the coding sequence ATGGATTTCAAACAACTGCGTTATTTCGTCGCGGTCTACGAAGAAGGCCATGTCGGCCGCGCCGCTGAACGGCTGTCGATCTCGCAGCCGGCGTTGTCGCAACAGATTCGCCAGCTCGAACAAAACCTCGACGTCACGCTGTTCGAACGCAGCAGCAAACGCCTGCTACCGACTCTGGCTGCACATACCTTGTACAACCACGCCCTGCCCTTGCTCGATGGTCTGCAACGGGCGCGCGAGGCGTTGGGCAACTTCAAGGGACAGGCATTGCGCACCCTGGCAATTGGCGTGCTGCAAACCGTGCACACCAGCCTGGTGCCGCAAATGCTGGAGCGCGTGCGCAAGGCGCAACCGCATCTGGTGGTGCAGATTTATGAATTGAGCGGGATGGAGATTGAACGGCGTCTGCTGAACGGTTCGCTGGATATCGGCATCAGCTATTTGCCACCACGTCAGCCAGGGTTGCATGGCGTGATGCTGTACGAAGATGAACTGACGCTTGTAATCCCAGCGGATCACCCGCTGCGTGAATTCAAGAAAGTCTCGATACGACAAGCCGCAGAGTTACCAATGCTGCTACTCGGCGAAGAGTTTCAGATCCGTCAGATCTGGCAAGCGCAGCTGACCAGCCTTGGCCGTCGCCCGCAGGTACAGGCTGAACTGAACAATATGGTGGGGATTCTCGACAGTCTGCCGCACACCAAATTGGCGACGGTGTTGCCCGGGCGTTCGCAGAAGGAGTACGACGACCAGGAACTGCTGTGGAAACCGCTGAGCGAACCACGGGTGCCGCTGAAGGTTGGGCTGGTGTGTCGCGACGTACAACGCCAACAGGCGTCACTGGCGCTGCTGCGGACATTGCTTGAGGAAGTGATGGAGCGTGAAGTGAAGTCGCCGCTGGATCCGATCGCCTAA
- the pqqC gene encoding pyrroloquinoline-quinone synthase PqqC has product MTDTPMSPSEFEAALRAKGAYYHIYHPYHVAMYEGRATREQIQGWVANRFYYQVNIPLKDAAILANCPDREIRREWIQRLLDHDGAPGEDGGIEAWLRLGQAVGLDPDQLRSQELVLPGVRFAVDAYVNFARRASWQEAASSSLTELFAPQIHQSRLDSWPQHYPWIDPAGYEYFRTRLGQARRDVEHGLAITLEHYKTREGQERMLEILQFKLDILWSMLDAMSMAYELNRPPYHSVTEQRVWHKGITL; this is encoded by the coding sequence ATGACTGACACTCCTATGTCCCCCAGCGAATTCGAAGCGGCCCTGCGCGCCAAAGGCGCCTATTACCACATCTACCACCCGTACCACGTGGCGATGTATGAAGGCCGCGCCACCCGCGAACAGATTCAGGGCTGGGTCGCCAACCGCTTCTACTATCAGGTGAACATCCCCCTGAAAGACGCGGCGATCCTCGCCAATTGCCCGGATCGCGAGATCCGCCGCGAGTGGATTCAACGCCTGCTCGACCACGACGGCGCCCCCGGAGAAGACGGCGGTATCGAAGCGTGGCTGCGCCTTGGTCAGGCGGTCGGCCTCGACCCCGATCAACTGCGCTCCCAGGAACTGGTGCTGCCCGGTGTGCGTTTCGCGGTCGACGCCTACGTCAACTTCGCCCGCCGCGCCAGTTGGCAGGAAGCCGCCAGCAGCTCGCTGACCGAACTGTTCGCGCCGCAGATCCACCAGTCGCGCCTCGACAGCTGGCCGCAGCATTACCCGTGGATCGACCCGGCCGGTTACGAATATTTCCGCACCCGCCTCGGTCAGGCGCGGCGCGATGTCGAGCACGGTCTGGCGATCACGCTCGAGCATTACAAGACCCGCGAAGGCCAGGAGCGCATGCTGGAAATTCTCCAGTTCAAACTGGACATTCTTTGGAGCATGCTCGATGCCATGAGCATGGCTTACGAACTGAACCGCCCGCCTTATCACAGCGTCACCGAACAACGGGTCTGGCACAAAGGAATCACCTTATGA
- the pqqA gene encoding pyrroloquinoline quinone precursor peptide PqqA, with product MSWTKPAYTDLRIGFEVTMYFASR from the coding sequence ATGTCCTGGACAAAACCGGCTTACACCGACCTGCGTATCGGCTTCGAAGTCACCATGTACTTCGCCAGCCGCTGA